In Vibrio lentus, a single genomic region encodes these proteins:
- the fusA gene encoding elongation factor G: MADLSKYRNIGIFAHVDAGKTTTTERILKLTGQIHKTGEVHDGESTTDFMEQEAERGITIQSAAVSCFWNGHRLNVIDTPGHVDFTVEVYRSLKVLDGGIGVFCGSGGVEPQSETNWRYANESEVSRLIFVNKLDRMGADFYNVVDQVKNVLGATPLVMVLPIGREDEFVGVVDLLSRKAYVWDDTGLPENYEILDVPADMVDDVEQYREELIETAVEQDDDLMEAYMEGEEPSIEDIKRCIRKGTRDLAFFPTYCGSAFKNKGVQIILDAVVDYLPSPTEVDPQPLMDENGEETGKHAIVSTEETFKALAFKIMDDRFGALTFVRIYSGKLNKGDTILNSFTGKTERVGRMVEMQADDRNELTSAQAGDIIAIVGMKNVQTGHTLCDPKDQVTLEPMVFPTPVISIAVSPKDKGGSEKMGIAIGKMVAEDPSFQVETDEETGETILKGMGELHLDIKVDILKRTYGVDLTVGAPQVAYRETITQAIEDSYTHKKQSGGSGQFGKIDYRIKPGEPGSGFTFSSKVVGGNVPKEFWPAVEKGFAGMMENGVLAGFPTLDVEVELYDGGFHAVDSSAIAFEIAAKGAFRQSMPKAGAQLLEPIMNVDVFTPEDHVGDVIGDLNRRRGMIKDQQAGVTGVRIKADVPLSEMFGYIGHLRTITSGRGQFSMEFAQYSPCPMNVAEEVIAKVKAEKEAGK, translated from the coding sequence ATGGCAGATTTATCGAAATACAGAAACATTGGTATTTTCGCGCACGTTGATGCGGGTAAAACAACTACCACTGAGCGTATCCTTAAGCTAACTGGTCAGATCCACAAGACTGGTGAAGTACATGATGGCGAATCAACTACTGACTTCATGGAACAGGAAGCTGAGCGCGGAATTACTATCCAATCAGCAGCTGTAAGCTGTTTCTGGAACGGTCACCGTCTAAACGTTATCGATACTCCTGGACACGTTGACTTCACAGTTGAAGTATACCGTTCTCTTAAAGTACTTGATGGCGGTATCGGTGTATTCTGTGGTTCTGGTGGTGTTGAACCACAATCAGAAACTAACTGGCGCTACGCTAACGAATCAGAAGTATCTCGTCTGATCTTCGTTAACAAACTAGACCGTATGGGTGCAGATTTCTACAACGTTGTTGACCAAGTTAAAAACGTTCTAGGCGCAACTCCTCTAGTTATGGTTCTACCAATCGGCCGCGAAGATGAATTCGTGGGTGTTGTAGACCTTCTAAGCCGTAAAGCATACGTTTGGGATGACACTGGTCTTCCTGAAAACTACGAAATCCTAGATGTTCCTGCGGACATGGTAGACGACGTAGAGCAATACCGTGAAGAGCTAATCGAAACTGCTGTAGAGCAAGACGATGACCTAATGGAAGCTTACATGGAAGGTGAAGAACCTTCTATCGAAGACATCAAGCGTTGTATCCGTAAAGGTACTCGTGACCTAGCGTTCTTCCCAACTTACTGTGGTTCTGCATTCAAGAACAAGGGTGTTCAAATCATTCTTGACGCTGTTGTAGATTACCTACCTTCTCCAACTGAAGTTGATCCTCAACCTCTAATGGATGAGAACGGTGAAGAAACTGGTAAGCACGCTATCGTTTCTACTGAAGAAACGTTTAAAGCTCTTGCATTCAAAATCATGGATGACCGTTTCGGTGCTCTAACTTTCGTTCGTATTTACTCTGGTAAATTGAACAAAGGCGACACGATTCTTAACTCATTCACAGGTAAAACTGAGCGTGTTGGCCGTATGGTTGAGATGCAAGCTGATGACCGTAACGAACTAACTAGCGCACAAGCTGGTGACATCATTGCGATCGTTGGTATGAAGAACGTGCAAACAGGTCACACTCTATGTGATCCTAAAGATCAAGTAACGCTTGAGCCAATGGTTTTCCCAACTCCAGTAATCTCTATCGCTGTATCTCCAAAAGATAAAGGCGGTTCTGAGAAAATGGGTATCGCGATCGGTAAAATGGTTGCAGAAGATCCATCTTTCCAAGTTGAAACTGACGAAGAAACTGGCGAAACTATCCTGAAAGGTATGGGTGAGCTTCACCTAGACATCAAGGTAGATATCCTTAAGCGTACTTACGGCGTTGACCTAACAGTTGGTGCTCCTCAAGTTGCTTACCGTGAAACTATCACTCAAGCAATTGAAGATAGCTACACGCATAAGAAACAGTCTGGTGGTTCTGGTCAATTCGGTAAGATCGATTACCGTATCAAGCCTGGCGAACCTGGTTCTGGCTTTACGTTCTCTTCAAAAGTTGTTGGCGGTAACGTACCTAAAGAATTCTGGCCTGCTGTTGAGAAAGGCTTTGCTGGCATGATGGAAAACGGCGTACTAGCTGGCTTCCCTACGCTAGACGTTGAAGTTGAACTTTACGATGGTGGTTTCCACGCAGTCGATTCATCTGCAATCGCATTTGAAATCGCAGCGAAAGGTGCATTCCGTCAATCTATGCCTAAAGCTGGCGCGCAACTTCTTGAGCCAATCATGAACGTTGACGTATTTACTCCAGAAGATCACGTTGGTGATGTTATCGGTGACCTTAACCGTCGTCGTGGCATGATCAAAGATCAACAAGCTGGCGTAACTGGCGTTCGTATTAAAGCTGACGTACCACTTTCAGAAATGTTTGGTTACATCGGTCACCTACGTACAATTACTTCAGGCCGTGGCCAATTCTCTATGGAATTCGCACAGTACTCTCCATGTCCAATGAACGTGGCAGAAGAAGTAATCGCTAAAGTTAAAGCAGAAAAAGAAGCTGGTAAGTAA
- the radA gene encoding DNA repair protein RadA, producing MAKAKRAYVCNDCGADFPRWQGQCNACGAWNTITEVRLAASPQVARNERLSGGYAGGTTESSVQTLSEIDLQEVPRFSSGFKELDRVLGGGVVPGAAILIGGNPGAGKSTLLLQTMCQLSSQLPTLYVTGEESLQQVAMRASRLGLPKEHLKMLSETNVDKICQVAEKEQPKIMVIDSIQVMHVADVQSSPGSVAQVRESATALTRYAKQNNVAVFLVGHVTKDGTLAGPKVLEHIIDCSVLLDGGTDSRFRTLRSHKNRFGAVNELGVFAMTGQGLKEVSNPSAIFLSRGEEETSGSSVMVVWEGTRPLLVEIQALVDYSQLANPRRVAVGLEQNRLSLLLAVLHKHGGLQMADQDVFVNVVGGVKVTETSADLALVMALLSSFRDRALPKDVVVFGEVGLAGEIRPVPSGQERLNEAFKHGFKRAIVPAANMPKGGIPGMQIHGVKKLSEAINAFDEL from the coding sequence ATGGCTAAGGCAAAACGAGCTTATGTGTGTAATGACTGTGGTGCTGACTTTCCGCGTTGGCAAGGACAGTGCAATGCATGTGGTGCTTGGAACACGATTACAGAAGTTAGGCTAGCGGCTTCACCTCAAGTTGCGCGTAATGAACGACTCAGTGGTGGTTACGCGGGTGGCACAACAGAATCTTCGGTTCAAACACTCTCTGAGATTGACCTGCAAGAAGTCCCTCGCTTTAGTAGCGGCTTCAAAGAGCTCGACCGCGTACTTGGTGGCGGTGTCGTTCCTGGCGCTGCGATTCTGATCGGTGGTAACCCCGGTGCAGGTAAATCAACCCTGTTACTGCAGACCATGTGTCAGCTCTCTTCGCAATTACCGACTCTCTATGTCACTGGGGAAGAATCCTTACAGCAGGTAGCGATGCGTGCCTCTCGATTGGGCTTACCAAAAGAGCACTTAAAAATGCTCTCTGAAACCAACGTTGATAAAATCTGTCAGGTCGCTGAAAAAGAACAACCTAAAATCATGGTTATCGACTCTATTCAAGTAATGCATGTCGCTGATGTTCAATCATCGCCAGGCAGTGTCGCTCAAGTTCGTGAGTCAGCAACTGCACTAACGCGCTATGCGAAACAGAATAACGTTGCTGTGTTCTTAGTTGGACACGTAACTAAAGACGGTACTCTGGCTGGCCCCAAGGTACTTGAACACATTATTGACTGTTCTGTGCTGTTAGATGGCGGAACCGATAGCCGCTTTAGAACGCTGCGCAGTCACAAGAACCGTTTTGGTGCGGTCAATGAATTGGGTGTGTTTGCAATGACAGGCCAAGGCCTTAAAGAAGTCAGCAACCCATCCGCTATTTTCTTGTCTCGTGGTGAAGAAGAAACCTCAGGCAGTTCAGTGATGGTGGTTTGGGAAGGGACGCGTCCATTGCTTGTTGAAATCCAAGCGCTGGTGGACTATTCGCAGCTGGCAAACCCGCGTCGTGTCGCGGTTGGTCTTGAGCAAAATCGACTGTCATTGTTATTAGCAGTGCTGCATAAACATGGCGGCTTACAAATGGCTGACCAAGATGTGTTTGTGAATGTCGTTGGTGGTGTTAAAGTAACCGAAACCAGCGCAGATCTAGCATTAGTGATGGCGTTACTTTCTAGCTTTAGAGACCGAGCACTACCGAAAGATGTGGTTGTGTTCGGTGAAGTAGGCCTAGCGGGTGAGATTCGACCAGTACCAAGTGGACAAGAGCGTTTGAATGAAGCGTTTAAGCATGGTTTTAAGAGGGCGATAGTGCCTGCTGCTAACATGCCTAAGGGTGGCATTCCTGGAATGCAGATCCACGGGGTCAAAAAATTATCAGAGGCAATTAATGCTTTTGATGAGTTGTAA